From the Desulfosarcina sp. BuS5 genome, one window contains:
- a CDS encoding AtpZ/AtpI family protein: MKRETRRYLKDLAYYSSIGLSVALSVFIGLAMGLYLDKCFNTAPVFMFIFLGLGIVAGFRNIGLAIKKSRKF, translated from the coding sequence ATGAAAAGAGAGACAAGACGCTATTTAAAAGATCTGGCATACTACAGTAGTATTGGACTCTCGGTTGCTCTTTCGGTTTTTATAGGGCTTGCCATGGGGTTGTATCTTGACAAGTGTTTTAACACAGCGCCCGTATTCATGTTTATATTCCTTGGACTCGGTATTGTAGCGGGATTTAGAAATATCGGTCTTGCGATTAAAAAAAGCAGAAAATTTTAA
- the pgeF gene encoding peptidoglycan editing factor PgeF, translating into MDLIEKNGVPIFIFPGLACFDGVRHGIFTRKGGRSKSPFNSLNISFSVGDNTSDVKSNRAIISESLGAENFVFLRQIHGDKIITLSRRSDFNINTKTPFSGDAVITDIKKKFLVIQTADCQSILIYDPVRQVVANVHSGWQGSLKNIAGRVIKKMNQSFRCRPSDAIVCIGHSLGPCCAEFINYKKEIHKAYWKYGDRLNHFNFWSISVDQLAAEGVLRKNIFSSNTCTKCRPDLFFSYRKETVTGRFASIIALI; encoded by the coding sequence ATGGATTTGATCGAAAAAAACGGTGTTCCGATCTTTATATTTCCTGGGCTTGCATGCTTTGATGGTGTAAGACACGGGATTTTCACAAGAAAGGGAGGCCGCAGTAAAAGCCCTTTTAACAGTCTTAATATTAGTTTTTCTGTGGGCGACAATACTTCAGATGTTAAATCAAACAGGGCAATTATTTCAGAATCACTTGGGGCTGAAAACTTTGTATTTCTCAGACAGATCCACGGGGATAAAATCATTACACTCTCCAGGAGATCAGATTTTAATATCAATACTAAAACTCCCTTTAGCGGGGACGCCGTGATCACCGATATTAAAAAAAAATTCCTTGTAATTCAGACCGCAGACTGCCAGTCAATCCTTATCTATGATCCGGTCAGGCAGGTTGTGGCAAATGTTCATTCCGGCTGGCAGGGGAGTTTAAAAAATATTGCCGGCCGCGTTATAAAAAAAATGAACCAAAGTTTTCGTTGCAGACCCTCTGATGCAATTGTATGTATAGGTCATTCACTGGGCCCATGCTGTGCGGAATTTATTAATTACAAAAAGGAAATCCATAAAGCATATTGGAAATACGGGGACAGGCTTAATCATTTCAACTTCTGGTCAATCAGCGTCGATCAGCTTGCGGCCGAAGGGGTTTTGCGGAAAAATATTTTTTCAAGCAATACCTGTACAAAATGCAGGCCGGATCTATTCTTTTCCTATCGAAAAGAGACCGTTACAGGAAGGTTTGCGTCGATCATAGCTCTAATTTAG
- the rfaE2 gene encoding D-glycero-beta-D-manno-heptose 1-phosphate adenylyltransferase, producing MHILDKIIKSDDISSKIQPLRKNGKRIVFTNGCFDILHAGHVRYLAAAGAEGDILIVGLNSDKSVKLIKGNKRPIISQAQRAEVLAALEPINYVIIFNEPDPFKLICRIKPDVLVKGADWEEKDIIGADIVKKNGGRIVRVDIVQQISTSDIIQRIMDTMG from the coding sequence ATGCATATTTTAGATAAAATCATAAAATCCGATGATATTTCCTCAAAGATACAACCACTTAGAAAAAATGGAAAAAGAATCGTATTTACCAACGGATGTTTTGACATACTGCACGCCGGCCATGTCAGGTATCTCGCTGCCGCCGGGGCGGAAGGTGATATTCTAATTGTGGGCCTTAATTCAGATAAATCCGTAAAATTGATCAAGGGTAATAAAAGGCCTATAATCAGCCAGGCTCAGAGGGCGGAAGTGCTTGCAGCGCTTGAACCGATCAATTATGTTATAATCTTTAATGAACCCGACCCATTTAAGCTGATTTGCAGGATAAAGCCGGATGTGCTTGTAAAAGGCGCCGACTGGGAAGAGAAGGATATTATCGGCGCTGATATCGTCAAAAAAAATGGGGGCAGAATTGTCAGGGTGGATATTGTGCAGCAGATTTCAACATCTGATATTATTCAAAGAATTATGGATACTATGGGGTGA
- a CDS encoding carbon-nitrogen family hydrolase: protein MLKAGLVQMDVKFADVESNLAAAVDGIGRLADLGVEIILLPELWSSGFDNQKLITHAKQTPAIIERLREKAEDDNIIIAGSLPELSGDRIYNTLYLIDKNGDIAAAYRKIHLFTLTGENKYFAAGNKAVVAKTSIGPVGLMTCYDLRFPELCRSLALQGARIVLVSAEWPLARIDHWNILLKARAVENQIFIIAANMCGRDPDLVYGGCSQIVSPQGVVLAKAENKARRLSAEIDMNELAEFRKRIPCLKERVPDAYFR, encoded by the coding sequence ATGTTAAAAGCAGGATTAGTGCAGATGGATGTAAAATTTGCTGATGTGGAATCAAACCTGGCGGCGGCTGTCGACGGAATAGGCCGCCTTGCAGACCTGGGCGTTGAAATTATTCTTCTTCCCGAACTCTGGTCCAGCGGGTTTGACAATCAAAAACTGATTACCCATGCGAAACAGACCCCTGCAATAATAGAAAGGCTGCGAGAAAAGGCTGAAGATGATAATATCATCATAGCCGGATCACTTCCGGAATTATCCGGTGATAGAATCTACAACACCCTCTACCTCATTGACAAAAATGGGGATATTGCCGCTGCATACAGAAAAATCCACCTTTTCACCCTAACAGGAGAAAACAAATATTTTGCCGCAGGCAACAAGGCGGTTGTCGCAAAGACTTCTATCGGGCCGGTGGGACTGATGACCTGCTATGATTTAAGATTTCCGGAACTATGCCGGTCGCTGGCCTTGCAGGGAGCTCGTATTGTACTTGTTTCAGCGGAATGGCCTCTTGCGCGTATAGATCACTGGAATATCCTGCTTAAGGCCAGAGCTGTTGAAAACCAGATTTTCATTATAGCGGCTAACATGTGCGGCCGGGACCCGGATTTGGTGTACGGCGGCTGCTCACAGATTGTGTCACCCCAGGGAGTGGTACTCGCAAAAGCCGAAAACAAAGCCCGCCGGCTGAGTGCTGAAATAGATATGAATGAACTTGCAGAATTCCGCAAGCGGATTCCCTGTTTAAAAGAGAGAGTTCCCGATGCATATTTTAGATAA
- a CDS encoding ComF family protein, with translation MFKSREADDHICGECFDSPKHYGKARSSGIYERALMEVIHALKYRGRIEFARPLGLLLFSTFISHWDPQEIDLILPVPLHITRFRKRGFNQAFLLIRKWPGIAKNLGFMLSDRQINRDALVRSRNTGQQTGLDRTSRKKNIKNAFSLNRPALINGKRILLVDDVYTTGATVDECARILLHGGAKNVDVLTLAHTI, from the coding sequence ATGTTTAAGAGTCGGGAGGCGGATGACCATATTTGCGGCGAGTGTTTCGATTCTCCAAAACATTATGGAAAGGCGCGTTCTTCAGGAATATATGAAAGAGCGCTTATGGAGGTGATCCACGCCTTGAAATATAGAGGCCGGATCGAGTTCGCGCGTCCCCTGGGGCTGCTCCTTTTTTCTACCTTTATCAGTCATTGGGATCCCCAGGAGATCGACTTGATTCTGCCTGTGCCGCTGCATATAACAAGGTTCAGAAAACGAGGTTTTAACCAGGCCTTTCTTTTAATCAGAAAATGGCCTGGGATTGCAAAAAATCTGGGATTTATGTTATCAGACAGACAGATTAACAGGGATGCCCTTGTGAGGAGCAGGAATACCGGACAGCAAACCGGTCTTGATCGTACAAGCAGGAAGAAAAATATTAAAAATGCTTTCAGTTTAAACAGGCCTGCATTAATAAACGGAAAAAGAATACTCTTGGTGGATGATGTTTATACAACAGGCGCCACAGTAGATGAGTGCGCGCGAATACTCTTGCACGGCGGGGCAAAAAATGTTGATGTGTTGACCCTGGCTCACACGATTTAA
- a CDS encoding PLDc N-terminal domain-containing protein, with protein sequence MNPKEILFFICLCIPFFLLTVWAVVNAAQKEFGSLKKKVLWMVIASIPFIGFMIYLAFGFRKGKK encoded by the coding sequence ATGAACCCAAAAGAAATTCTGTTTTTTATTTGTTTATGCATTCCCTTTTTCCTTTTAACAGTATGGGCTGTTGTAAATGCAGCCCAAAAAGAATTCGGCAGTTTAAAGAAAAAAGTTCTATGGATGGTTATTGCTTCCATTCCTTTTATCGGGTTTATGATTTATTTAGCCTTCGGGTTCAGGAAAGGGAAAAAATAA
- a CDS encoding lytic murein transglycosylase translates to MFKIKNLRNYLRILFVYAAVFIFVPMLVYAKTIKDKTKSFDSLEKRLVDDGFDKKNIAGIYNNKSVRFDLKSVSLFFMHNEANLNYNAFSAKKYMKRAEKYKQQHLNALNGAEKEFGVDKNIITSIILVETKFGTNTGKSSVINTLSTMASLSDREARDLLWMSIPAERRLTREKFKKKSIKKSGWAYGELKAFIKYTSRENIRPDKIFGSYAGAVGIAQFMPSNIISLAVDGNNDGKVDLFNHADAIFSIANYLKHHGWYPDINEKNAFKVIYRYNHSNYYVNTILKIANSLKEEK, encoded by the coding sequence ATGTTTAAAATAAAAAATTTGCGCAACTATCTCCGAATTCTTTTTGTTTATGCAGCTGTTTTTATTTTTGTTCCCATGCTTGTTTATGCAAAAACAATCAAAGATAAAACAAAAAGTTTTGATTCCCTTGAAAAAAGACTTGTAGATGATGGTTTTGACAAAAAAAATATTGCCGGTATTTATAATAACAAAAGTGTACGTTTTGATTTAAAAAGTGTTTCACTATTTTTCATGCATAATGAAGCGAATCTGAATTATAATGCTTTTTCAGCAAAGAAATATATGAAACGGGCAGAAAAGTATAAGCAGCAACATCTTAATGCTTTGAATGGCGCTGAAAAAGAATTTGGTGTTGATAAAAATATTATCACTTCAATTATTCTTGTAGAAACAAAATTCGGCACCAATACCGGGAAGAGTTCCGTTATAAACACACTATCTACAATGGCGTCTCTATCTGATAGGGAAGCGCGGGATCTGTTATGGATGAGTATTCCGGCAGAGAGGAGATTGACCCGTGAGAAGTTTAAAAAAAAATCTATAAAAAAATCCGGGTGGGCCTATGGTGAGTTAAAGGCTTTTATCAAATACACATCAAGGGAAAATATCAGGCCTGATAAAATTTTCGGTTCCTACGCAGGAGCAGTAGGGATCGCCCAATTTATGCCCAGCAACATTATATCCCTGGCTGTCGACGGAAATAATGACGGGAAAGTGGATCTATTTAATCATGCTGATGCCATTTTCAGCATTGCAAACTACCTTAAGCATCATGGATGGTATCCCGATATAAACGAGAAAAATGCATTTAAAGTTATTTATAGATATAACCACAGCAATTATTATGTTAATACGATTTTAAAAATAGCCAACAGTTTGAAAGAGGAGAAATGA
- a CDS encoding histidinol-phosphatase has protein sequence MIDYHVHTMLCNHATGSMPEYIHQAIAIGLKEICFLDHLTINPLGKFLSMTPDEVPVYYNAIQMLKQKYKGIIKIKSGLEIDFNPDDVNLVEDILGTYSFDLIGSSLHFIDDINIVSSSSPWKKGKENTDSVFSLYFERLSEMMEYDYFDVVCHFDMIKKFGRKSYKKYDKEIERILSVMKKKGIVMEINTSGLNHPVMEIYPNKEILKECSIKGIPVTIGSDAHRPEQVGRHFDKAFDLIVSAGYSHVTVFSERFAGTIAIDRIHP, from the coding sequence ATGATAGATTATCATGTTCACACAATGCTTTGTAACCATGCAACCGGTTCAATGCCGGAGTATATACACCAGGCCATAGCTATAGGTTTAAAAGAGATTTGTTTCCTGGATCACCTGACTATTAATCCATTAGGAAAATTTCTTTCCATGACGCCGGATGAAGTGCCTGTATATTATAATGCTATTCAAATGCTTAAACAGAAGTATAAGGGGATTATAAAGATCAAGTCCGGTCTTGAGATCGATTTCAATCCTGATGATGTAAATCTTGTTGAAGATATCCTTGGCACCTATTCTTTCGATCTGATAGGAAGTTCACTTCATTTTATAGATGATATTAATATTGTCAGCAGCAGTTCTCCCTGGAAAAAAGGAAAAGAGAACACCGACTCTGTTTTTTCTCTTTACTTCGAACGTCTATCTGAAATGATGGAGTATGATTATTTTGATGTTGTCTGTCATTTTGACATGATAAAAAAATTCGGTCGCAAGTCTTATAAAAAATATGATAAAGAAATTGAACGTATATTATCTGTAATGAAAAAAAAAGGTATTGTGATGGAGATTAATACAAGTGGATTAAACCATCCGGTGATGGAAATATATCCTAATAAAGAGATCCTTAAAGAATGCAGTATAAAAGGAATCCCCGTTACTATCGGGTCAGATGCCCATAGGCCTGAACAGGTTGGCCGGCACTTTGACAAGGCTTTCGATCTTATTGTTTCCGCCGGATACAGTCATGTTACAGTTTTTTCAGAACGCTTCGCCGGAACGATTGCAATAGACCGGATCCATCCGTAA